In Actinoplanes octamycinicus, the genomic window GTCACGAATGATCGGGTCCGGGACGTCCGTCCAGGAACGGGCGCCGGCTCCCTCGTACACAAGTGCCTTCATGGTCTTCTCCTTCGCCCTTGAAGGAATCCGTCCACCTCAGCCTGCGCCGCGGCGGGGCAGCCGGACAGGGCCGAATGGCAGCGATCAGGACCTATGACACTGTCCGGCGGCGCGACGCGGAGCGACGCTGAACTCAGGCGCTTTCCCGCCGCCGGTTTCACCGAGAGGTGGCCGGTGAGCCACCAGACCCACCGTCGTCAAGACGGGCACCCGGCGGCGGGAATCCGCCGCGATCCGGGCGAGGAGGTGGCCCCGATGCTGCGAAAGATCATCGTCGGGTACGACGGGTCCCCGGCCGCCGGCGACGCCCTCGCCTGGGCGCTGGACGAGGCGGACCGCACCCGCGCGCCGGTGGAGCTGATCCACGCCGACGACTGGCCGGCATGGACGCCGGTCGGCGATCCGTCCTCCGGCTCGCCCCCGCCGGACAGCTCCGTCGTCGAGGTGATCGGCGGCATGATGGAGCGCGCCATCACCGCCGCGAAACGAACCCATCCGATGGTGGACCTGAGCGCCAAGACGGTCCATGCCGTTCCGGCGCAAGCGTTGATCGACCGGTCCCGCCGGGCCGCGCTGGTCGTGGTCGGCGGTCGCGGGCACAGCGCGGTGGCCGAACTGCTCGGCTCGGTCAGCTCGGCGGTCAGCGCGCACGCCCACTGCCCGGTCGTGGTGGTCCGCGGCTCGCCCGCGTCGTACGCCGCGGTGGTGGCGGGAGTGGACGACTCCCTGCTCGCCTCGCCGATCCTGGATCTCGCCGCGGCCCAGGCGTCAGCTCACCGGGTGCCGCTACGGGTGATCCGGGCCTGGGCGCCGGCGACCAGTATCTGGCAGGACGGCAAGGTCACGGCCCTCGAACTGATGGAACGTGAGCGGGGACCGTTCGACGCGTTGGTGACGGATCTGCGCGACATCCATCCGAACCTGAAGATCGAGGCGGAGGCGCTGGTGGAGCATCCGGCAGCCGCGCTGACCCGGGAGAGCGCCGGTGCACGGCTGGTGGTGGTCGGCAGCCGTGGCCGTGGCGCGGTTCGCGGGCTGGTGCTCGGCTCGGTCAGCCAGCACCTGCTGCGGCACAGCACGTGCAGCGTCGCGGTCATCCACGACACCCTGATGCGTGCCTGAGATCCTGTCTTTCAACCTGTTTTCGCAGTTGAGCGCATGTCTTCCAAGAGGGCTTGCGTCGCGGGCGTTTCGCCTGCCGTCACGGTGACGCCTTTCCGAACGTATGGGGCCGGATTCCGACCTCGGCGGACTGTCGGGTTCGTCTGATTAACGGTTTTTGGAATGATTAGCGGGATAGGTGAGTCGCGGCCGGAGTGAGTTCGCCTGGCGTTTGAAGGCCCGGCCGGTGACGGCGGCTAACGTGAAGGGCGTGGGCCTCGACGAGCCGCCGAGCGGAATTAGAGAAGAGGCTGTAGCCGTGCGGAACTTGCTTCTGGTGGCTCAGACCTCACGGCTGAGCTGCACCAATGATCCTGAGCAGGCGTTGACCAGCATTGCCGTGCGCGGGCAGTGGGACGCTGACATGCGCACGGAGGTGGCGCGGGTACTACGAGCAAGTGTGGCGGAGACCCCGCGGGCGGTGCTGGTGGATGTCAGCGATCTGGGTGATCCGGGCGGTGAGTCGGCGTCGACGTGGCAGACAGCGGCCCGGTTCGCGGCGGAGAACCGGATACCGACCAGGGTGATCGTGTGTGCGGCACCGCTGCGGGTGCGGGCCCGACTCGCGGCGGATACGGTGGCGTACGAGGTGACCGTGGCCGACAGCATTACGGCCGCGCGGGGTCTGCTGGGCCCGTTCCGGGGATGGAACCATCCCCACATCAAGCTGCGCCTGCCACCGGAGCCTGGTTCGGTGGTCGCGGCGCGGACACTCGCCGGTGAGGCGTGTGTGACCTATCACTTGACCCATCTGATTCACCCGGCGCGTCTGATCGTGTCGGAGTTGGCCGGCAACGCGGTCGAGCATGCGGGGACCGATTTCGAGGTGCGGGTGTCGGTCCGCGGTCCGTTGCTGCATCTGGCGGTCCGTGACGGGGACCCGCGGCTTCCCCGGCTAATCGAGGCCGCGCCGGGGCCGGCCTGGCAGGCCGTACTTGCGCGAGGCTGCGGGCTGCGGGTCGTCGCCGAGGCGGCCGCGGAGTGCGGTTCCCTGCCGTGCCCCGGGGGCAAGACCGTGTGGGCGACGCTCGCGATCGAAGGGAGACCAGCACCATGAGCGAACCCGGTGGCCACGACATTCCCCGGCTGCACTTGGCCGTCGAGTCCACCACGGATTGCTGCACAGTGACGCTCAGCGGTGAACTCGACCAACTCACGGCCCCGTCACTGGTGCAACTGCTGGACAACGCCGCCAGCGGTATCCCGCACCTGGTCCTGGACGTGGCGCAGCTCAGCTTCTGCGATCTTGCCGGCCTGCGTGCCCTGCTGCACGCACACCAGACCGCCAGCGAACGCGGCCTCGCCCTGGCCGTACGCAACCCGCCCGCGCATGTCATGTGGCTGCTACACATCACCGGCACTACGGATCATCTCCTCGGCGACCGGGTCACCATCGGCGACGAGATAGATGTTGGCACCGGCGACCAACCGACACGCTGGCCCAGCACGACCGACGCCACCCGTGCGTCACTGCGTGACCCTGATACCAGGCAGGTCCCGACGGACAACGCTGACGATCGGGATCGCCGCGCCGACGATCGGGATCGCCGCGCCGACGAGCGGGATCGCCGCGCCGACGAGCGGGATCGCCGCGCCGACGAGCGGGATCGCCGCGCCGACGAGCGGGATCGCCGCGCCGACGATCGGGATCTACTCGATCAGGAACGCAGACGGCTCATGGAAGAACGAGCACACCGGGTAGGTGAGCATCAACGGTGGGAAGACATCCGCGAAGACCTTGCCAACATCAGAGAACGCGACCTCGAACGACGCGAAGCCGCGGACACGAAACCACCTCTGCAAGACGGTCCGCGAGAACCTTGACGAGGCTGAGCTAGGTGTGCTGTCCAGGGACGTTGGTCAACCTGGTGATGGGTGGCAGGCCGCCGGTGGCGGTGTGGGGTCGATGGTGATTGTAGTGATGCAGGAAGGCCGGTAGGGCCTTCCTGCGGGCCTGTTCCGAGTTGTAGTGCCGGGCGATGGCCCATCCCTCGGTCAAGGTGCGGTGAAACCGCTCTACCTTGCCGTTGGTCTGCGGCCGGTACGGGCGGGTCTTCTTCGCGGTGATGCCGAGGTCGACGCAG contains:
- a CDS encoding universal stress protein, producing MLRKIIVGYDGSPAAGDALAWALDEADRTRAPVELIHADDWPAWTPVGDPSSGSPPPDSSVVEVIGGMMERAITAAKRTHPMVDLSAKTVHAVPAQALIDRSRRAALVVVGGRGHSAVAELLGSVSSAVSAHAHCPVVVVRGSPASYAAVVAGVDDSLLASPILDLAAAQASAHRVPLRVIRAWAPATSIWQDGKVTALELMERERGPFDALVTDLRDIHPNLKIEAEALVEHPAAALTRESAGARLVVVGSRGRGAVRGLVLGSVSQHLLRHSTCSVAVIHDTLMRA
- a CDS encoding ATP-binding protein, whose translation is MGLDEPPSGIREEAVAVRNLLLVAQTSRLSCTNDPEQALTSIAVRGQWDADMRTEVARVLRASVAETPRAVLVDVSDLGDPGGESASTWQTAARFAAENRIPTRVIVCAAPLRVRARLAADTVAYEVTVADSITAARGLLGPFRGWNHPHIKLRLPPEPGSVVAARTLAGEACVTYHLTHLIHPARLIVSELAGNAVEHAGTDFEVRVSVRGPLLHLAVRDGDPRLPRLIEAAPGPAWQAVLARGCGLRVVAEAAAECGSLPCPGGKTVWATLAIEGRPAP
- a CDS encoding STAS domain-containing protein, coding for MSEPGGHDIPRLHLAVESTTDCCTVTLSGELDQLTAPSLVQLLDNAASGIPHLVLDVAQLSFCDLAGLRALLHAHQTASERGLALAVRNPPAHVMWLLHITGTTDHLLGDRVTIGDEIDVGTGDQPTRWPSTTDATRASLRDPDTRQVPTDNADDRDRRADDRDRRADERDRRADERDRRADERDRRADERDRRADDRDLLDQERRRLMEERAHRVGEHQRWEDIREDLANIRERDLERREAADTKPPLQDGPREP